DNA from Thermodesulfobacteriota bacterium:
GAATTGGACCCTGGACAGCAGATTATATAGCACTTAGAGCTTTGGGGGAGCCTGATATATTTCCTAAAGAGGATCTCGTATTAAGACGAAGTTTGAATACTCATCCCTATATTAATTTAGTAAATGCAGCGCCATATAGATCATATCTGGCAGCTCATTTGTGGAGTGATAAGACTAAAAAACATTATTTGGAGGTCAATCAATGAAATATTTTTATACTAATATGACAAGTCCTGTTGGTAAATTGACTTTAGTGGCAGATGAGCACAATCTTTGTGCTATTTGTTTCCCTAATCAAAAACCTGATAAACGAAAATTTCCGAATCTGAAAAAAAATGAAAACCTAAGAGTTCTTAAATCCTCGGTGAATCAACTAAGTGATTATTTTGCTGGCAAAACTCAAAAATTTGATTTACCCCTACGCCCAGTCGGTACAGATTTTCAGGAAAATGTATGGAAAGCTCTTAGGTCTATAAAATATGGTAAAACTGTTTCTTATGGAGATATAGCAAAAAAAATAGGTAATCCTAAGGCAGTTAGAGCAGTAGGGTCTGCAATAGGGAAAAATCCTCTTTCTATTATAGTTCCATGCCATAGAGTAATTGGTGCAAAC
Protein-coding regions in this window:
- a CDS encoding methylated-DNA--[protein]-cysteine S-methyltransferase, producing the protein MKYFYTNMTSPVGKLTLVADEHNLCAICFPNQKPDKRKFPNLKKNENLRVLKSSVNQLSDYFAGKTQKFDLPLRPVGTDFQENVWKALRSIKYGKTVSYGDIAKKIGNPKAVRAVGSAIGKNPLSIIVPCHRVIGANGKLTGFAGGLKTKEFLLNFESK